The DNA sequence CAGGCGTAGAGGGAGAGGCGGGCACGGGCCGTAAAGGCGAGCCTGGCCTGCCAGGCGGCTCCTGTATTCCGCTTCCTGGGCACGATCACGGCTGTTCGCCCTCGTCTGGCATGAGGGGGGCGACCGCCACACGCACCAGATGGGCGCGGGCCCCCTCTGTCTGTTCGGAACGGTAGCGGCCCATCAGGTCAGCGAGTTCGCGCTGCAACGCCTTGGCCTGTGCGGGCGTCAGGTACAGCGCGCCCCACGAGTCCCACACAGCCGGCGCCTGGTCACCCAGCAGATACTCGAAAAAACTGTTGGGTTGGGCCGGATCGGGTTCGGGTTCTACGTTGCGTGACACCAGCCCGTCCGCAGAACCAATCAGGTGCAGCCCGAGGCGGCGCGGCGCGGCCGCCTCTACCCAGGCCGCGCCGATAGAGCGGGTCAGCCGGCGCTGCCACGCCTCAAAGCCAGCCTCTGAAAGCAGGGTGTCGGATATCAGCGGTGTGGAATCGAAAGGCACAAACAGGGCCGGGGGGGCCTCATACAGCGGCATGGCGCGGCCCGAGCGGGGCTGCACACCCGCCAGGCGCAGCAGGCCGCAGGCCAGAAACTGCCGCACCCGGTACTGCAGTGTGCTGATGGGCAGTTCGGCTTCACGGGCCGCTGCCTGGGCGGGCAGGGCCCGTCCCATAAAAGGCCCCAGTGCCCGCACAGCCCGTGGATTCAGGAGCAGGGCAGCCGCCTGTGGATCGGTGACCACCACCGGGGCCTGCACCGTCAGGCTTTGACCAAAGTGAGGTGTCATTCGTCAGAGCCTAAGCCGCACGCTACGCCGTATGTTCATCCTGCTTGTCCACGGTTCATTCGCCCGCCTGTGGTGGGCCGGGCTGATCAGCATGATCGGCAGTTGGATGCTCTCAGCGGCCCTGCCGGCCCAGGTCTATCTGCAAACCCGGTCGGTACCAGCCGCCACGCTGATGTTTCTGGCCAGCACCCTGCCCCGGGTGTTGCTGGGAGCCTGGGGCGGCGTAGTTGCTGACCGCTGGCCCCGGCAGCGGGTGCTGCTGGTCAGCAACCTGTTGGCCGGGCTGGCGCTGTTGCCATTGTTCCTAGGAGCGTCCGCCTTGCCGCCACTGTGGGCCGTCGTGACGTCTTCGGCACTGCTGGCGCTGGTGACCCTCCCTGCCGGCCCAGCCGAAAACGCCCTGCTCCCCACGCTGGTCCCGGATACCGAGCTGCCCCGCGCCAACGCGCTGAATGCCCTGAACAACAACCTCGCGCGGCTGATTGGTCCGGCGGTGGGGGGTGGCTTGCTGGCCACCCTGAGCCTCCGGGCGGTCGTGCTGGCCGACCTCCTGTCCTTTCTGCTGGCAGCGGCGCTGCTGCTGGGCGTACGGCGCGACACCGCTCCGGTCCGAAAAGCAGGAGGGCGGCTGCCCGCTGCGCTGCGCGAGGGTCTCCAGGTGGTGCGGGGTTCGGGACCCTTGCGGCTGCTGGTGGGGCTTGCAGGCCTCGCGGCAGTGGGCGAGGGCATCTTCGGCACCCTGCTTGCCCCCTTTGTCACGGAGGTGATGCGCGGTGATGCCCGCACCTACGGCTTGATTGTGGGTGTGCAGGCGGTCGGGGGCCTGCTCGGCGGGGCGTTGGCAGCGCATTGGGCGGCCCGCCTGAACCCCGTGGCGTTGCTGGTGGGCGGGGGCGTGGGCCTGGGCCTCGGCGATCTGGCGTTCTTTGCGCTGCCGCTGGTGTCGGGGGCCCACTGGCCGCCGCTGCTGGTGATGGCGCTGGTGGGGGTGCCCGCGGCCGCCAGCGGCGCGGGCTGGACCACGCTGGTGCAGCGCCTGAGCCCAGACACCGCGCAGGGACGCGTCTTCGGGCTGGCCGGACACCTGATGGCGGTGGGGGTGCTGCTGGGCACGGGCGTGGCCAGCCTGGCGCGCGGACCGCAGGAGATTTTGCTCACCATATGTATGCACGGCGCGTTGCAACTGCTGGTGGGGCTCTGGGCCCTGCGGCTGACGAACGGTCGAGCGTGACGCCGCGCTCAAGTAAGCGGAGAAGGGCGCTGGTCAGGCGCAGGCCGGGCGCGTAGGGCAGGCAGACGCTGGTGACGCTCGGCTCCGGGAGGTCTGCCGACACCAGAACGTGCTGTCGGGGCCAGGCTGGGCCAGGAGGTGGCCCTTGATTCCTCTGCGTGACCTGCTGCTGTTCATCCTGGCGGCCTTCGTGCTTGTCCTGACGCCCGGACCGAACATGATCTACCTCATCCCCCGCTCCACCGTGCAGGGGTGCGGTGCCGGCCTGCTCTCGCTCGCCGGGGTCAGATGGCCGGAGCTGTCCTGCCGCCCCGGAGCAGACCCCCTTGCTCCACACCTGTTTTTGCGGACGCCGGCAGACCTTCCGCAGCGGAGCGCACTGCTTGCCCAGGCTGACGTACCCACGCGGTCATCCGGAGGTCATGGCCCGCGATCTGCGGTCCGCCCCGCTCCACCTGCTCTCCACCCTGAGCGGTGGCACCACGAAAGGCCCCCACCGTGACGGGGCTCCGGCGCCCGTTCTGGACGCCTCTCCTGCCCGGTACCCTCACGCAGAAGAAGTTCACCAGAACCTGGCACGCAGCGGAGCAGCGCTCCGGGCCGCCATCATGGGCAACGAAGGTCAAATGGCGCTCTACACCGTGGCAGTGGGGTGCAGCAACGGGGCGGGAGTTGATGAAACTGGACGGCCATACCGGCTGCATCTATGGCCTCGCTCGCACGCCCGAGGCCCGGGCCCTCCGGAGTGGCCGCTTTGGCAAAACGGCCCGCCTCTGGGATCTGGCGGACAACAACACCGCTCGGCGCCCCCGGGCCTCGCCGCGGTGGAATTGATGGCGTCTTCAGGACGCGGACTGGAGTCCTGCACGGCGGTATGCCGCAACGACTTCGCCTTGTTTTCCCCCTGTCACCTCGCCATCACGCCTTCAGCGCTGGGTTGCCAGAGCACGATGTTGGAGAGCAGGATTTGAGCGCGTGGCAGCCCTGCTCCAGCGGGCAGGACGGACGTGTTTTCTGCCGTTTGATTCAGAGTGTTCCGGGAGATGAAGCCCTGGAGGCTGACGCAGCGCCGCCTCAGCGCCGCTTCAGCGTGACCGTGCCCTTACCTGCGCCCCCCCACTTGCCGCGCACCTGGCCCTCGTAGCGGTCCCCGCCAAAGCGGCCCCGCGCCGAGAGTTCGAGCGTATTGCCGTCCTGGCCGGTCAGGCCGATTTCCAGGTCACCCGTCGCGCTGCTGCCGTTGACGTACTCGACGGGCGGGGTGCCGGAACCGAGAATGCGCGGCGAGTCGTCGTCCAGCGACACCGTGGCCCGGTAGGTCTGGCCCCCGAACGTGAGCGCCAGGTCCCAGTCGCCCGTGGCCGTCCACCTCGTGGGCGCGGGGGTGGGGGCTGCTGAGGAATTCGGGGTGCGGTGGCTTGCGGTGGGCGAGCCGGAGGTGCTCGGCGCAGGCGGTGTGGCAGTTTCCCGGCCCGCTGCCCGCTCCGGGAAACTGCCCAGGGGGTGATTGAAGAGGGTTTCACCACTGCCGGACGCCAGGCGCAGCACGTGCTGACCGTCCGGGTTGACCTTCACCAGCGCGCGCTCGGTGTACGGCTTGACGGTGTTTCTCGCGGAGGACACCTTGCTCGGCGAGCAGGTGTAGCCGGTCGAGGAACTCGCAGCCGGCGTGAAGGTCAGTGCCGCGCCGTTCACCGCCACCTTGCCCTTCTCCCGCACGAGGAGCTTGGAGGTGCAGCCGTAGCTTGTCACGACGAGGAGGCCGGTGCGCTCGTAGGTCAGGTTGGCGTTCAGCTTGAGGATGATGCTGGTGCCGCTGGCATCGGCCCACTTGCCGGTGGAGACGTTGTAGTACTCCACCGGCGAGATGCGCCCGCTGTGCCACTCCCCACGCAGTTCAACGGAGAGGCTGCTGGGGCCCGGGGTTGGGGCAGCGTCGGGCGTTCGGCGGACGAATGCCGCCGCGTCCTGTCCGGCGCCGAAGGTCAGCTTTGCCCCATCAACACGCCAGACATCGGTTTCGGACGGTCCCGGCTGCCGGGTGGAGGTCACGCCGGGAAACCGCTTGCAGCCCGGGTTGAGGGACGCCGGAGACAACCCGGCGATGGTCTTCAGGGAAGACGGCGTGAGCGTAATCTTGTTGCCCTGCACCCTGAACGTGCCGCGTTCGGCCGTAACGTCGAGCGATTCGCAGGCGATGAGCAGCGTAGACATGGGCGCGTAGCCGGGAATGTGCGTCATGACGAGTTTACTGAATTCGTACGTGCCGTCCTTGCCGAACGCGAACCGCGCGGAGGTCGCGCTGGCAAGGGAGGGGGTGTTGTACGCCGCGTCGGGAAGCTGGGCACCGTCAAACCACTGGCCGAGGAGGGCCTGGGGGACAGGGGTGGCGGGCGCGGCCCCGGCGGGACCTGAGGCGCACAGGGCTGTGGTCAGCAGGAGGAGGGGGGCAGGGGCAGGCTTGTTCATCGTCACGCTCCTTGGGCAGCCGCTCCGGGTTGCCTCGTTCTGGGACGAGGCTAGGGAGAGGGCAATGGCTGGCGGATGACGCGCTCCTCACGCCCCGGTCGGAGACGAGGGGCGGACAGGCCGTGAAAACCTTCCGGCAGGTCTGCTGCACAGGCAAGGGGTGGGCCCACAGGCGCTTTGCGGCACCCCATCATCCCGAAGTCATGCACCCTGCGGCAGGGTGACCCCATGCTCGCGCGCCTGCTGGCCTTCTCCGTGATCCTGCTGCTCTCCGCCGCTTCTGCCGCCACGGCTCCCCTGGTCGCCAATATCTCGGGCGACCTGTGGTCCTGGACCGCGGTTCGGGGCTGGGCTCAGCTGACCCGCTGGGGCCACAACGGCCCGCCCGCCCTGTCTCCCGACGGCCGCACGGTTGCCTACGCCTCGGTCACCGAGGCGGCCGTGCGGGCCCGGGGTGCCCAGGGGAACCTGACCTGGACCCCAACGAACATCTGGCTGCTCGACCTCACCGCGCACAGGGCCACCCGCCTCACCACCCAGCCTCCGGGGGAACGGGGCGACGAGGGCCTGATTCGCTCCACCCCCGCCTGGTCTCCGGACGGCCACTTCCTCGCGTGGACCCAGAAAGACACCGGCAGGGTAGAACTCAAGCACACGCTGGCGCTGTATTCCGTCCTGGGCGGTGCGGTGCAGGTCAAAGCGACAGAAGCCCTCGCCGACGTCGGCGAGAATATCGGCTCGGAGGTCCTCTGGACTCCAGCCGGGCTGGTGGTCCGCGGCCCAGTAGAGCGTGTCCCCGGGGCATACCTGCGCAACCCGTCGCAGGCGATGGGATCGGGACTTCCCGTCGATACGGGCGTCTCCGTACTCGATGCCGCCGGCCGGGTGGTACGCCGCGCGATCGTCGCCGGTGGTGGGCATCCCGTCCGCAGGGGCACAGCGGTTTACCTGACCGTATTCGGCGGCGCACACCTGTTCAGCCTCACCGGGGGATCCGACGTCTCCCGCCCGGGCACGGCGGCGCCCAGCCGCACGCCCGAGAGCCTGGTCGCTGTCCGGGCGCCAAACGGCCTCTCGGTGCGCTTCGTCGTCCGCACTGGGGAGCTGTCCTGTCAGCTCCTCAGTGCGGGACGCCTGGTGCGCCAATGGGCCTGCGGGGGCGTCAGCACCGGCAGTCCCGAGATCTACCACGGGGACTTTGACGGCGCGTTGACCGTCGCCCTGTCGCCGGACGGGGAGCAGGCCAGTTACGTCCGGGACGGTGCCATCTTCGTTCACGACGGGCGGACAGAGCGCAGGATTCGTGACCTCAAGGGGGGTGAGGTGGTCTACGGCCTGACCTGGGGCCCGGCCGAATTCCGCCTGCCCTGAGCGGGAGCGCCGGCATCATCCGCGCGTCACCGGGGGTCGCTTACCCTGCACCCATGAACAGGCTCGCCCTCGCCCTCCTCCTGCTGACCACCGCCAGCGCCGCCCCCGCCCTCCCCCAGGGAAAGCTCGCGTACCTGCGCGGCTTCGCTCCCTGGCTCGAATCCCGGGTTGGCGCTTTACCCCGCGAACTGCCCCACAGCGGCGACGTGTACCGGCTCGCCCTCTCCCCCGCCACCGGGGACGTGGCCTACGCCGAGGCGACGGCAGGCCGCAACAGCCCGGGGCTGCCCCCGATGCGCGGCCTGCTGCTGCCCCCGCCGTACGCGGCGCCGCAACCCCTGCCCGCGCGCTGGCGCTCAGCGCCGGCCGAATGGCTCTCGTGGTCGGAGGCCGGGTACACCCTGTGGGCGGGCAACGCGGACGGGCTCCTGCTGAACTGGACCGCGCCGGGACGGGCCGCCGCGCCCTCGCCGGACGCCTCCTCCAGCCGGGACGGGCGGGCCCTGGCGTGGGCGAGTGGCAACGGTGTGGTCACTGCGGTCAACGGCGCGGGGGAACGCGCCATCTTCACGACGGGCCGCCCCCAGGTTTTGCTGGACGCGCTCGGTGCGCAGCGCCGCTGGCCGCAGGTCGCGTCCTTCCTGCGGGGGTACAATCCGGCCCTCGCCCGGGACCGGGGGAACTGGCGCTTCAGCCTTCCCGCCGTGTCTCCGGACGGCCAGGCGGTGTACTTCGCCGCGAACCTCGGGCAGGGCGACGAGGACCTGCGCAACAACTTCACCTTCTTCGTCTTCAGGTTCGGTCTGCGGAGCGGCGGTCTCCTCGCCCTCGGCAAGTTCGGTGGGCACTACGGGGAAACGCCGACCCTGCGCGTGTCACCGGACGGCAGGACGCTCCTGTTTGTGCAGGAGGCGTACGAGAGTGCTCCCCAGCAGCCCGTCACGGTGACGGCCCTCAACCTTGCCACCCAGACCGCGCGCGACCTCACGGCGACGGACCGAGGACGGGGGGACTTGAACAGGCTGGACGGCTTCTGCTGGCTGCCGGACAGCCGCCATGTGGCGTACAGCGTGGCGTCCTACCGCAGTGAGGACGCCTTCAGAGAGGGGTTCGAGTTGGGCCCTGGGGACTACACCCTCTATGTCAAGGACGTCGTAACCGGCAAAGCTGTGCACACCGTGGCGGGAGCCACCCAGCCAGGATGCGGCCCCCGTTGAACCTCCCCCCCCCCCCCTTCCTACCTACACACCGGCCCGGTGTCCTCAGCCCTCGCCCGGTCCTCCGCTGCCCTGACGCTCCGGGCCCTGTCTCGCGCAGGGCGTCCTCTCCCCACAGGGGGACATGCCTGCCACATCGTGAGGATGCCCTGCCCTGCGCGGGTCAGGCGGTGGTACGGTCTGGGAACCAGTTGCGCCAGATCGGGGCTGTACACCTCGCCCGGCCTCGCGGCGTCCCCCGGGGTTGGCTGCCCTGCTGGCGCGCGCTGTCCCGCTTCCCTGCGCTCAGCCTTTACGTGATTGGGCGAGGCCCGCCGAAGTGACCCAGCCTCTCCCTGGCCTGCCGCGCTGCCCACGCCTGTTCGGTGTCTCCGGCCGCCTCATACGCCTGGCGTGCCGCCTCGTAATACTCCCCGGCTTCTTGCAGCCGCGACGTGCCGAACGCCTCTTCGCCCGCCCTCATCAGCCATGACGCGGCCTGCCTGGGATCATCCCCGTCCAGCCAGTGCTGTGCCACCCGCGCTGGGTGAACGGCGTACCCCGTCAGGGCGCGGGCGCTGGCCCGGTGCAGCACGCGCCGCACCGCCGGTGGTGTGCTCGCAAACACCGCCTCCAGGACGAGATCATGGCTGAAGCGTTCCCCGGTCATCACCTGCGCGGCCTCCAGTTCCTCCCAGGCCACCGCCGTGTCGAGCAGCGTGGTGCCCAGCACCTCCGTCACCAGTTCGGGCGAGAAGTCACTGTGCAGAGCGGCCGCCGCCCGCGCCACCTGCACGGCCGACGGACTCAGGCCCGTGAGCCGCCGCTCAATCACTGAGGAGATGTGTTCGGGCAAACCCTTCAGCACCGCTCCCGCCTCAAAAGGCCGCCGTTGGAGCACGTGCTTGGCCGCCTCCAGCACGAACTGGGGGTTGCCGCCCGTCAGGCGCAGCCACTGCACCGTCTCGGCCACGCTCTCCGGCAATTCCAGATCGCGGAGCAACGCGCCCAGTGCGTCCTCGCCCAGGGGGCCCAGTTCCACGCGCACCGCAGCGCCCGACTGGACGAGGTGGTCCACGACGGCCAGGGCGCCCGCAGACAGCTCTCCGCGGCGGTAGACCGAGATGTGGCGCGGCACGTCGTTCGTTGATCCCAGGCGCGCCTGGGAGAGCGTGAACGCGCCCAGTTCCACGGTCGCCTGGTCGTACTGGTGCGTGTCGTCGTTTACGACCGCCGCAAACCCCGCGGAGGTCAGGCGGACCATCTCCCGGTAGGCCGCGAAGAACTTCAGGCGGTCCTCCTCCTCGATCAGCGGCGG is a window from the Deinococcus hopiensis KR-140 genome containing:
- a CDS encoding MFS transporter, whose amino-acid sequence is MFILLVHGSFARLWWAGLISMIGSWMLSAALPAQVYLQTRSVPAATLMFLASTLPRVLLGAWGGVVADRWPRQRVLLVSNLLAGLALLPLFLGASALPPLWAVVTSSALLALVTLPAGPAENALLPTLVPDTELPRANALNALNNNLARLIGPAVGGGLLATLSLRAVVLADLLSFLLAAALLLGVRRDTAPVRKAGGRLPAALREGLQVVRGSGPLRLLVGLAGLAAVGEGIFGTLLAPFVTEVMRGDARTYGLIVGVQAVGGLLGGALAAHWAARLNPVALLVGGGVGLGLGDLAFFALPLVSGAHWPPLLVMALVGVPAAASGAGWTTLVQRLSPDTAQGRVFGLAGHLMAVGVLLGTGVASLARGPQEILLTICMHGALQLLVGLWALRLTNGRA
- a CDS encoding TolB family protein; the protein is MLARLLAFSVILLLSAASAATAPLVANISGDLWSWTAVRGWAQLTRWGHNGPPALSPDGRTVAYASVTEAAVRARGAQGNLTWTPTNIWLLDLTAHRATRLTTQPPGERGDEGLIRSTPAWSPDGHFLAWTQKDTGRVELKHTLALYSVLGGAVQVKATEALADVGENIGSEVLWTPAGLVVRGPVERVPGAYLRNPSQAMGSGLPVDTGVSVLDAAGRVVRRAIVAGGGHPVRRGTAVYLTVFGGAHLFSLTGGSDVSRPGTAAPSRTPESLVAVRAPNGLSVRFVVRTGELSCQLLSAGRLVRQWACGGVSTGSPEIYHGDFDGALTVALSPDGEQASYVRDGAIFVHDGRTERRIRDLKGGEVVYGLTWGPAEFRLP
- a CDS encoding TolB family protein: MNRLALALLLLTTASAAPALPQGKLAYLRGFAPWLESRVGALPRELPHSGDVYRLALSPATGDVAYAEATAGRNSPGLPPMRGLLLPPPYAAPQPLPARWRSAPAEWLSWSEAGYTLWAGNADGLLLNWTAPGRAAAPSPDASSSRDGRALAWASGNGVVTAVNGAGERAIFTTGRPQVLLDALGAQRRWPQVASFLRGYNPALARDRGNWRFSLPAVSPDGQAVYFAANLGQGDEDLRNNFTFFVFRFGLRSGGLLALGKFGGHYGETPTLRVSPDGRTLLFVQEAYESAPQQPVTVTALNLATQTARDLTATDRGRGDLNRLDGFCWLPDSRHVAYSVASYRSEDAFREGFELGPGDYTLYVKDVVTGKAVHTVAGATQPGCGPR